One genomic region from Thermoleptolyngbya sichuanensis A183 encodes:
- the lepB gene encoding signal peptidase I, with translation MTTPPGDPPASNASLPNAIEPSPTVASPKPSEAPAGDRSDLETQRSASFWKTQRENGLVLAIALALALVIRLFVAEPRYIPSDSMVPTLQVGDRLVVEKVSYRLHPPAQGDIVVFDPPTQLQQLGYTTDQAFIKRVIGQPGQTVQVHLGKVWIDGKPLTEPYIAEPPGYEMRAVTVPPGHVFVMGDNRNNSNDSHVWGFLPVENIIGRAIFRFYPIARFGRIEAPDPSVSVLHPAALSK, from the coding sequence CGCCTCGCTGCCCAACGCCATCGAACCCAGCCCAACGGTTGCATCTCCAAAGCCATCCGAAGCGCCTGCGGGCGATCGCTCAGACTTGGAAACTCAGCGCAGCGCCAGCTTTTGGAAGACCCAGCGAGAAAATGGGCTGGTTTTGGCGATCGCCCTTGCTCTGGCGCTAGTCATTCGGCTATTTGTGGCAGAACCGAGGTATATCCCGTCTGATTCGATGGTGCCGACGCTGCAAGTGGGCGATCGCCTAGTGGTCGAAAAAGTATCCTATCGGCTGCATCCTCCGGCGCAGGGCGACATCGTGGTCTTCGACCCGCCGACCCAGCTTCAGCAGTTGGGCTACACGACCGATCAGGCGTTCATCAAGCGGGTGATTGGTCAACCCGGACAAACGGTGCAGGTTCACTTGGGCAAAGTCTGGATCGACGGAAAACCCCTGACGGAACCCTATATTGCCGAACCACCAGGCTATGAAATGCGTGCCGTAACGGTGCCGCCGGGCCACGTCTTTGTCATGGGCGACAACCGCAACAACAGCAACGACTCCCACGTTTGGGGCTTTTTGCCCGTTGAAAACATCATCGGTCGAGCCATCTTTCGCTTCTATCCGATCGCTCGCTTTGGCAGGATAGAAGCGCCCGATCCCAGCGTGTCTGTCCTCCATCCAGCAGCACTCAGCAAATAG